One Streptosporangium sp. NBC_01495 DNA window includes the following coding sequences:
- a CDS encoding phospholipase D family protein: MQKSGRSGMVLEDNWFLDREERGNPASRIDTRHDGGTAWSHGNAVRPIPHGAPYFTELLARVRELRSGDLLMFTDWRGDPGERLDGPGTEVADVFAEAARRGVVVKGLLWRSHWDKLFFSAEENRHLGDIIEAAGGECLRDMRVPLAGSHHQKLVVLRHRDDPRRDIAFVGGIDLCWSRRDDSSHEGDAQAAPMAKVYGSRPPWHDVQAAIQGPAVGDVETVFRERWEDPQPLTRNPVHRVADLVRREDTRPDPLPPQPPDPPACGPHAVQLLRTYAHRRTRYSFAPRGERSVARGYLKALRRARSLIYIEDQYLWSPQVAESFAEALKANPELRMISVLPLHPDQDGLISGVPQILGRNQALDVLKRAGGDRVAVYGVENREGTPVYVHAKVCVIDDVWSTIGSDNFNRRSWTYDSELTCAVLDETPDGREPLDPGGLGDGARRLPRDLRLTLAREHLDRHGGSDADLLDPASFFDAFASSAAELERWYAGGRRGPRPPGRLRTYEVSRMSPWTTAWATPFYRFLCDPDGRPRAMRRAGNY, translated from the coding sequence ATGCAAAAATCGGGTAGATCGGGCATGGTGCTCGAAGACAACTGGTTTCTTGACCGCGAGGAGCGCGGCAACCCGGCGTCCCGGATCGACACCCGGCACGACGGCGGGACCGCCTGGTCGCACGGCAACGCCGTGCGACCCATACCCCACGGCGCGCCCTACTTCACCGAGCTGCTCGCCCGCGTCCGCGAGCTGCGCTCCGGGGACCTGCTGATGTTCACCGACTGGCGCGGAGACCCCGGGGAGAGGCTGGACGGCCCCGGCACGGAGGTCGCCGACGTGTTCGCCGAGGCCGCTCGGCGCGGCGTCGTGGTCAAGGGCCTCCTGTGGCGCTCGCACTGGGACAAACTCTTCTTCAGCGCGGAGGAGAACCGCCACCTCGGCGACATCATCGAGGCGGCGGGCGGCGAGTGCCTGCGCGACATGCGCGTCCCCCTCGCCGGCTCGCACCACCAGAAGCTCGTGGTGCTGCGCCACCGCGACGACCCCCGGCGCGACATCGCGTTCGTCGGCGGCATCGACCTGTGCTGGAGCCGCCGCGACGACTCCTCCCACGAGGGCGACGCGCAGGCCGCGCCCATGGCCAAGGTGTACGGCAGCCGCCCGCCCTGGCACGACGTGCAGGCCGCCATCCAGGGACCGGCCGTCGGCGACGTCGAGACCGTCTTCAGGGAGCGCTGGGAGGACCCCCAGCCGCTGACCCGCAACCCCGTGCACCGCGTCGCCGACCTGGTCCGGCGCGAGGACACCCGGCCGGATCCACTGCCCCCGCAGCCGCCCGACCCGCCCGCCTGCGGCCCGCACGCCGTACAGCTCCTGCGGACCTACGCCCACCGCAGGACCCGCTACTCCTTCGCCCCGCGCGGAGAGCGCAGCGTCGCCCGCGGCTACCTCAAGGCCCTTCGCCGCGCCCGCAGCCTGATCTACATCGAGGACCAGTACCTGTGGTCCCCCCAGGTCGCCGAGTCCTTCGCCGAGGCGCTGAAGGCCAACCCCGAACTGAGGATGATCAGTGTCCTGCCGCTCCACCCCGACCAGGACGGCCTGATCAGCGGTGTCCCGCAGATCCTGGGCCGCAACCAGGCGCTGGACGTGCTGAAGCGCGCGGGCGGCGACCGGGTCGCGGTCTACGGGGTCGAGAACCGGGAGGGCACCCCGGTGTACGTCCACGCCAAGGTCTGCGTCATCGACGACGTGTGGTCGACCATCGGCTCCGACAACTTCAACCGGCGCTCCTGGACCTACGACTCCGAGCTGACCTGCGCGGTGCTCGACGAGACCCCCGACGGCCGCGAACCCCTCGACCCCGGAGGGCTCGGCGACGGCGCCCGCCGCCTGCCCAGGGACCTGCGGCTCACCCTCGCCCGCGAACACCTCGACCGGCACGGAGGCTCCGACGCGGACCTGCTCGACCCCGCCTCCTTCTTCGACGCCTTCGCCTCCTCGGCGGCGGAGCTCGAACGCTGGTACGCCGGGGGCCGCCGGGGCCCCCGCCCGCCCGGACGACTCCGCACGTACGAGGTGTCACGGATGTCCCCGTGGACCACCGCCTGGGCCACCCCGTTCTACCGGTTCCTCTGCGACCCCGACGGCCGCCCCCGTGCCATGCGCCGCGCCGGGAACTACTGA
- a CDS encoding carbohydrate-binding protein codes for MSPRPRPWARLLTAALLITTGAAATGPAAHAAPGSTASAASGSATGAAARAMADIPASDYQQVSLATGPSELGEAMSLTVLPDRSILHTARDGTIRRTTAAGATATAGKLDVYTHDEEGLQGIAIDPAFATNRYVYLYYSPKLNTPGGDAPTSGSAATFEQWKGHLNLSRFTLKADNTLDLASEKVVLQVPNDRGQCCHVGGDIDFDAAGNLYLTTGDDTNPFESSSYTPIDERTDRNPQFDAQRSSGNTNDLRGKVLRIKPQADGTYTIPSGNMFAPGTARTRPEIYAMGFRNPFRMSVDKATGIVYLGDYGPDAGGANATRGPGGQVEFNRITAPGNYGWPYCTGTNTTAETYNEYTFPSGPSQAKYNCAGGPTNNSFRNTGLPTLPAAKPSWIRYGGEAGSPPEFGGGSESPMGGPVYRYDAALNSNIKFPASLNGRFFAAEYGRRWIKAIEVTASGAPGVIEAFPWTGTQVMDLTFGPDGALYVLDYGTGSGNQTLFRVEYIGGSNRNPIAKAAANRTSGAAPLAVTFSSAGSSDPEGGALTYSWNFGNGATSTAANPTYTYTANGTYTATLTVRDSGGLTGTANVTITVGNTAPTVNLAQPVNGQLFSFGDTVPFQVNVSDPEDGTIDCTKVKVTYLLGHDSHAHEITSKNGCSGTIAVPTDGEHDSAANIYGVFVASYTDKGGLTTENTRTLQPRHRQAEHFGAQSGIQIAEHGPAEGAKTAGFIDNGDWISFTPYALGNATSITARVASGGVGGTLEVRAGSATGTLLGTATVPVTGGWENFQNVSANLSNAPSGTTTLFLVFKGVTGQGNLYDLDAFTLNTGGSGGTSTTVEGEAYTSNFGVQPAGHAGASGGTTMGYIDNGDWAGYTTLTAPGAKTFTARVSSGGPGGTIQVRAGSQTGTVLGSVAVPNTGSWDTFQNVTTNLTGTGSGSIFLTFTGGAGALLDVDTLTITK; via the coding sequence ATGTCCCCACGCCCTCGGCCGTGGGCCAGGCTGCTGACCGCAGCCCTGCTCATCACCACCGGCGCCGCGGCCACCGGCCCGGCGGCCCACGCGGCCCCCGGATCGACGGCCTCCGCGGCCTCCGGGTCGGCCACCGGCGCGGCGGCCCGCGCGATGGCCGACATCCCGGCCTCCGACTACCAGCAGGTCTCCCTCGCCACCGGCCCGAGCGAGCTCGGCGAGGCCATGTCGCTGACGGTGCTGCCCGACAGGTCGATCCTGCACACGGCGCGCGACGGCACGATCCGCCGTACGACCGCCGCCGGAGCCACCGCGACCGCCGGCAAGCTCGACGTCTACACGCACGACGAGGAGGGGCTGCAGGGCATCGCCATCGACCCTGCCTTCGCCACCAACCGCTACGTGTACCTGTACTACTCGCCGAAGCTGAACACCCCCGGCGGTGACGCGCCCACCAGCGGCAGCGCGGCGACCTTCGAGCAGTGGAAGGGACACCTGAACCTATCCAGGTTCACCCTCAAGGCCGACAACACCCTGGACCTGGCCAGCGAGAAGGTCGTCCTGCAGGTGCCCAACGACCGTGGCCAGTGCTGCCACGTGGGCGGTGACATCGACTTCGACGCGGCCGGGAACCTGTACCTGACCACGGGCGACGACACCAACCCGTTCGAGTCGAGCTCGTACACCCCCATCGACGAGCGCACCGACCGCAACCCGCAGTTCGACGCGCAGCGCTCCTCGGGCAACACCAACGACCTGCGCGGCAAGGTGCTCCGCATCAAGCCGCAGGCCGACGGGACCTACACGATCCCCAGCGGCAACATGTTCGCTCCGGGCACGGCCAGGACCCGTCCCGAGATCTACGCGATGGGCTTCCGCAACCCGTTCCGCATGAGCGTCGACAAGGCCACCGGCATCGTCTACCTGGGCGACTACGGGCCGGACGCCGGCGGCGCCAACGCCACCCGCGGCCCCGGCGGCCAGGTGGAGTTCAACCGCATCACGGCCCCCGGCAACTACGGCTGGCCGTACTGCACCGGCACCAACACCACGGCCGAGACCTACAACGAGTACACCTTCCCGTCCGGACCGTCCCAGGCCAAGTACAACTGCGCCGGCGGCCCGACGAACAACTCGTTCCGCAACACGGGCCTGCCCACCCTGCCCGCGGCCAAGCCGAGCTGGATCCGCTACGGCGGCGAGGCCGGTTCCCCGCCGGAGTTCGGCGGCGGCTCCGAGTCGCCGATGGGCGGCCCGGTCTACCGCTACGACGCGGCCCTGAACTCGAACATCAAGTTCCCCGCCTCGCTCAACGGCCGCTTCTTCGCCGCCGAGTACGGCCGCCGCTGGATCAAGGCCATCGAGGTCACCGCCTCCGGCGCGCCCGGCGTGATCGAGGCCTTCCCGTGGACCGGCACCCAGGTCATGGACCTGACCTTCGGCCCCGACGGCGCCCTGTACGTGCTCGACTACGGCACCGGCTCCGGCAACCAGACGCTGTTCCGCGTCGAGTACATCGGGGGCAGCAACCGCAACCCGATCGCCAAGGCCGCCGCGAACAGGACCTCCGGGGCCGCCCCGCTGGCCGTCACCTTCTCCTCGGCCGGCAGCTCCGACCCCGAGGGCGGCGCGCTGACCTACTCGTGGAACTTCGGCAACGGAGCCACCTCCACCGCGGCCAACCCCACCTACACCTACACGGCCAACGGCACCTACACCGCGACGCTGACCGTGCGGGACTCGGGCGGGCTGACCGGCACGGCCAACGTGACCATCACGGTCGGTAACACCGCGCCCACGGTGAACCTCGCCCAGCCCGTCAACGGGCAGCTGTTCTCCTTCGGCGACACGGTGCCCTTCCAGGTCAACGTGAGCGACCCCGAGGACGGGACCATCGACTGCACCAAGGTCAAGGTCACCTACCTGCTGGGCCACGACAGCCACGCACACGAGATCACCAGCAAGAACGGCTGCTCGGGAACCATCGCGGTCCCGACCGACGGTGAGCACGACAGCGCCGCGAACATCTACGGTGTCTTCGTCGCCAGCTACACCGACAAGGGCGGCCTGACCACCGAGAACACCCGCACCCTGCAGCCTCGCCACCGTCAGGCCGAGCACTTCGGCGCCCAGTCCGGCATCCAGATCGCCGAGCACGGCCCCGCCGAGGGCGCCAAGACCGCCGGGTTCATCGACAACGGCGACTGGATCTCCTTCACGCCGTACGCGCTCGGCAACGCGACCTCCATCACCGCCCGCGTCGCCTCCGGCGGTGTCGGCGGAACGCTCGAGGTGAGGGCCGGGTCGGCCACCGGCACGCTGCTCGGTACGGCCACCGTGCCGGTCACCGGCGGCTGGGAGAACTTCCAGAACGTCTCGGCCAACCTGAGCAACGCGCCCTCGGGCACCACCACGCTGTTCCTCGTCTTCAAGGGGGTCACGGGTCAGGGCAACCTCTACGACCTGGACGCCTTCACCCTGAACACCGGCGGCAGCGGCGGCACCAGCACGACGGTCGAGGGGGAGGCCTACACCTCCAACTTCGGCGTGCAGCCGGCCGGCCACGCCGGGGCGAGCGGCGGCACCACCATGGGCTACATCGACAACGGTGACTGGGCCGGCTACACCACGCTGACCGCGCCGGGAGCGAAGACCTTCACCGCGCGCGTCTCCTCGGGCGGTCCCGGCGGCACCATCCAGGTCCGCGCGGGCTCACAGACCGGGACGGTGCTCGGCTCGGTGGCCGTGCCGAACACCGGCAGCTGGGACACCTTCCAGAACGTCACCACCAACCTCACCGGGACGGGTTCAGGATCGATCTTCCTGACCTTCACCGGTGGTGCCGGCGCCCTGTTGGACGTCGACACCCTCACCATCACCAAGTAG
- a CDS encoding MarR family winged helix-turn-helix transcriptional regulator has translation MAEGDEHRVAPDPQAMRADIRSWPTGRLLSVAARMVEGRFHDFLTAHGLTHAGLIALHHVVEGRLAQRELATLCRVTDQTMSRTVEGLHRAGYVERATDERDRRRALVEITPAGGRRCRRPRAARSAAPASRRGRSASTTTSASNRIRLITIVRGIRRPPGTTW, from the coding sequence GTGGCCGAGGGAGATGAGCACCGAGTCGCTCCGGATCCGCAGGCGATGCGCGCGGACATCCGTTCCTGGCCCACGGGCCGGCTGCTGTCGGTGGCCGCCCGCATGGTCGAGGGCCGCTTCCACGACTTCCTCACGGCGCACGGCCTCACGCACGCGGGCCTGATCGCCCTGCACCACGTCGTCGAGGGCCGGCTGGCGCAGCGCGAGCTCGCGACGCTGTGCCGGGTGACCGACCAGACGATGAGCCGGACGGTCGAGGGGCTGCACCGGGCCGGATACGTGGAGCGCGCGACCGACGAGCGCGACCGGCGGCGCGCCCTCGTCGAGATCACTCCCGCGGGCGGGAGGCGGTGCCGGAGACCGCGCGCCGCGAGGAGCGCGGCTCCGGCGTCCCGCCGGGGGCGGTCGGCGAGTACGACCACTTCCGCGAGCAACCGGATCAGGTTGATCACGATCGTGAGAGGCATTCGCCGACCGCCGGGCACTACCTGGTGA
- a CDS encoding trypsin-like serine peptidase, with translation MRRALIVLGVGLSVLGSTVVVAPAQAANVVMVRLAPTAPEAQEVARFWFADGAANLRNATPYAVRTAAGGERLSTDIVPAGPQFSLPPLEGPASPEGAMPTTLGKVFFIGGDLQPHWCTGTSVYSKYRNIVATAGHCLLDTEAPAGPLDKWVFVPAYSEGTAPYGLYVGKASFVHQDFDDIRDYDRDLAFVNVYRGVASPSPDVLTNVGMLAENVGAQGITFNQPLTPAADVFGYPAGPHPDGDRPYTGETLERSTGPTSAMEVTGLPTDRPVGVDSPFTGEGSLGSSWLTGYTSDSRVGYLNGVTISVSDTDGDGRYDTGVSPYFDTELCQVYRKAESFWTGVVA, from the coding sequence TTGAGACGTGCACTGATCGTGTTGGGTGTCGGTCTGAGCGTGTTGGGTTCCACCGTCGTCGTCGCACCGGCACAGGCCGCGAACGTGGTGATGGTCCGGCTGGCCCCCACCGCGCCGGAGGCTCAGGAGGTCGCGAGGTTCTGGTTCGCCGACGGGGCCGCCAACCTGAGGAACGCCACACCGTACGCCGTGCGGACGGCGGCCGGCGGGGAACGCCTGTCCACGGACATCGTCCCGGCCGGTCCCCAGTTCTCCCTCCCACCCCTGGAGGGACCGGCCTCGCCGGAAGGGGCGATGCCCACGACCTTGGGCAAGGTGTTCTTCATCGGCGGCGACCTCCAGCCGCACTGGTGCACCGGCACGTCCGTGTACTCGAAGTACCGGAACATCGTCGCGACGGCGGGTCACTGCCTGCTGGACACCGAGGCCCCGGCCGGTCCGCTCGACAAGTGGGTCTTCGTCCCCGCCTACTCCGAGGGCACGGCCCCGTACGGCCTGTACGTCGGGAAGGCGAGCTTCGTGCACCAGGACTTCGACGACATCCGGGACTACGACCGCGACCTCGCCTTCGTCAACGTGTACCGCGGTGTCGCCTCCCCTTCTCCGGACGTGCTGACCAATGTCGGGATGCTGGCCGAGAACGTCGGCGCTCAGGGGATCACGTTCAACCAGCCGCTCACGCCCGCGGCCGACGTCTTCGGCTACCCCGCCGGTCCCCACCCCGACGGCGACCGGCCCTACACGGGCGAGACCCTCGAACGGTCGACCGGACCGACGTCCGCGATGGAGGTCACCGGCCTCCCCACGGACCGGCCCGTCGGCGTGGACTCCCCGTTCACCGGTGAGGGCTCCCTCGGTTCCTCGTGGCTGACCGGCTACACGAGCGACAGCCGCGTCGGCTATCTCAACGGCGTCACGATCAGCGTTTCCGACACCGACGGCGACGGCCGGTACGACACCGGCGTCTCACCGTACTTCGACACCGAATTGTGCCAGGTCTACCGGAAGGCCGAGTCCTTCTGGACCGGCGTCGTCGCCTAG
- a CDS encoding ThuA domain-containing protein, with the protein MRSLIARGLATAAAATMAAATVLVPAAAHAAAPYEVLVFSKTAGFRHDSIPTGIQAIRDLGTANGFTVTATEDANAFNASNLATYEAVVFLSTTGDVLNATQQTAFQNYVNGGGGYLGVHAAADTEYDWAYYGQLVGAWFSGHPAIQQATVKTEDNTHPATSHLGATWSRSDEWYNYRTNPRSTARVLQSLDEGTYSGGTMNGDHPITWCHPQGSGRSFYTGLGHTIQSYAEPAFRSLLLGGIRYAAGQVAADCSPRTGGGGSTTVEGEAYTSNFGVQPAGHGTASGGRTVGYIDNGDWAGYASVNASGAKTFSARVSSAGAGGTIRVRAGSQTGTVLGTVTVPNTGSWDTFRTISTNLTGTGSGPVFLTFSGGSGSLFDVDTFTITR; encoded by the coding sequence ATGCGTAGTCTCATCGCACGCGGGCTGGCGACAGCCGCGGCGGCCACCATGGCGGCCGCGACCGTGCTCGTCCCGGCCGCGGCCCACGCCGCCGCCCCGTACGAGGTGCTGGTTTTCTCCAAGACGGCCGGATTCCGGCACGACTCCATCCCGACCGGCATCCAGGCCATCCGGGACCTGGGCACCGCCAACGGCTTCACCGTCACCGCGACCGAGGACGCGAACGCGTTCAACGCGTCCAACCTGGCCACGTACGAGGCCGTGGTCTTCCTCAGCACCACCGGTGACGTCCTCAACGCCACCCAGCAGACCGCCTTCCAGAACTACGTCAACGGCGGCGGCGGTTACCTCGGCGTCCACGCGGCGGCCGACACCGAGTACGACTGGGCCTACTACGGCCAGCTCGTCGGCGCCTGGTTCAGCGGCCACCCCGCGATCCAGCAGGCCACCGTGAAGACCGAGGACAACACGCACCCGGCCACCTCGCACCTCGGCGCCACCTGGAGCCGCAGCGACGAGTGGTACAACTACCGCACCAACCCCCGTTCCACCGCGCGCGTCCTGCAGTCTCTCGACGAGGGCACCTACAGCGGCGGCACCATGAACGGTGACCACCCCATCACCTGGTGCCACCCGCAGGGTTCTGGCCGCTCCTTCTACACGGGCCTGGGCCACACCATCCAGTCCTACGCGGAACCGGCCTTCCGCAGCCTGCTCCTCGGCGGCATCAGGTACGCGGCGGGACAGGTCGCGGCCGACTGCAGCCCGAGGACCGGCGGTGGCGGTTCCACCACGGTCGAGGGGGAGGCCTACACCTCCAACTTCGGCGTGCAGCCGGCCGGCCACGGCACGGCCAGCGGCGGCAGGACGGTGGGCTACATCGACAACGGCGACTGGGCCGGGTACGCGTCGGTGAACGCCTCCGGGGCGAAGACCTTCAGCGCCCGCGTCTCCTCGGCGGGTGCCGGCGGCACCATCCGGGTCCGCGCCGGTTCGCAGACCGGGACGGTGCTCGGCACGGTGACCGTGCCGAACACCGGTAGCTGGGACACCTTCAGGACCATCTCCACCAACCTCACCGGGACGGGCTCGGGGCCGGTGTTCCTGACCTTCAGCGGCGGCTCGGGCTCGCTGTTCGACGTGGACACCTTCACCATCACCAGGTAG